In Actinoplanes derwentensis, the following proteins share a genomic window:
- a CDS encoding DUF6817 domain-containing protein, whose protein sequence is MTNVREWLRERGTESVTHPGGTLYAHLCRVEERLAGIGHDAGVQAAGLTHAAYGTDGFDLALVFWQDRLTLSELIGPDAEELVYLYGACDRKKSWPELAATHRVTDRFTGGVTRLADWQVTPFVDLSVVNELDVLEHDAASLAAHRDYFTELFAAWEPVMSPAVATEVARLFRS, encoded by the coding sequence ATGACGAACGTCCGGGAGTGGCTGCGTGAGCGTGGCACGGAGAGTGTCACGCATCCGGGTGGGACGCTCTATGCGCACCTGTGCCGGGTGGAGGAGCGGCTGGCCGGAATCGGTCACGACGCGGGGGTGCAGGCGGCGGGCTTGACGCATGCGGCGTACGGGACGGACGGATTTGATCTGGCTCTGGTCTTCTGGCAGGACCGGCTGACGTTGTCCGAGTTGATCGGGCCGGATGCTGAGGAGCTGGTCTATCTGTACGGGGCTTGTGATCGGAAGAAGAGCTGGCCGGAGCTGGCGGCGACGCATCGGGTGACGGATCGGTTCACCGGTGGGGTGACGCGGCTGGCGGATTGGCAGGTGACGCCGTTCGTGGATCTGTCGGTGGTGAACGAGCTGGACGTGCTGGAGCATGATGCGGCGTCGCTGGCCGCGCATCGCGACTATTTCACCGAGCTGTTCGCGGCGTGGGAGCCGGTGATGTCCCCGGCGGTGGCGACCGAGGTGGCGCGGCTGTTCAGGTCGTGA
- a CDS encoding carboxymuconolactone decarboxylase family protein, with product MQARLDFFNNPVAAKIFKHLSAAGAALKDAGLPDSTRELVLLRASQINGCGFCVDMHTKEALHAGETGQRLHLVAAWREATVFTDAERAALELTEQGTRLADGAGGVPDEVWERAAKHFTEDQLVALISSIAVINAFNRFNVIVQQPAGWYQVGQKL from the coding sequence ATGCAAGCTCGTCTCGACTTCTTCAACAACCCGGTCGCCGCTAAGATTTTCAAGCACCTCTCCGCGGCCGGGGCGGCGCTGAAGGACGCCGGACTGCCGGATTCGACGAGGGAGCTGGTGCTGTTGCGGGCCAGCCAGATCAACGGGTGCGGGTTCTGCGTCGACATGCATACCAAAGAGGCGCTGCACGCCGGCGAGACCGGGCAGCGTCTGCACCTGGTGGCGGCCTGGCGGGAGGCCACGGTGTTCACCGACGCCGAGCGGGCGGCGCTGGAGCTGACCGAGCAGGGCACCCGGCTCGCCGACGGGGCCGGTGGCGTTCCCGACGAGGTGTGGGAGCGGGCCGCCAAGCACTTCACCGAGGATCAGCTCGTCGCTCTGATCTCGTCGATCGCGGTGATCAACGCGTTCAACCGGTTCAACGTGATCGTGCAGCAGCCGGCGGGGTGGTACCAGGTGGGCCAGAAACTGTGA
- a CDS encoding xylulokinase, with protein sequence MTIAPQVLAIDLGTSGMKAALVAADGTVTGWAERPVPLIVIPGGGAEQDPVAWWDALAEVVADLGRAFPEHLRAVTTICSSTQGEGTIAVDADGNPLTHCISWLDMRGAGHLRRQFGGWPSYDGLSVRRIAQWLRLTGGMPSVTGKDPAAHMLFIRDEMPDVYEKTKTFLNVLDWINLKLTGRTVATVDSILTSWVTDNRKAPSIRYSPALVSASGIDADKFPPIVACTEVIGTLAPRAADHLGLPRDIQVVAGAIDNTAAAIGAGTTADNETHLYLGTSSWIAAHVPRKKTDITTGIASIPCAIPDRYLMTALQATAGANLTWLRDKIVEFDDPIVSAGHVSRDEGTIFDAFDKIIPMVPAGANGVLYTPWLYGERAPVDDPHLRAAFLNISLDTNRSDLLRAVFEGVALNTRWLAKAVDKFLGTPVSSMVITGGAARSDSWCQIFADVLGVEIRRDASPVTVNARGAGWIGAVGTGWISFADIPALTRNDHVFSPGPDHTRYLEIYDIYQDLHKRLAPVYRRLNRQT encoded by the coding sequence TTGACCATCGCGCCGCAGGTCCTGGCGATCGACCTCGGGACGTCGGGGATGAAGGCCGCGCTGGTCGCGGCCGACGGGACCGTCACCGGCTGGGCCGAGCGGCCGGTGCCGTTGATCGTGATTCCCGGCGGCGGGGCCGAACAGGACCCGGTCGCCTGGTGGGACGCCCTGGCCGAGGTGGTCGCCGACCTCGGCCGGGCGTTCCCCGAACACCTGCGGGCGGTGACGACGATCTGCTCCTCGACGCAGGGCGAGGGCACCATCGCGGTGGACGCCGACGGTAACCCGCTGACCCACTGCATCAGCTGGCTCGACATGCGTGGGGCAGGGCACCTGCGGCGGCAGTTCGGCGGCTGGCCGTCGTACGACGGTCTGTCGGTCCGCCGGATCGCGCAGTGGCTGCGGCTCACCGGCGGGATGCCCTCGGTGACCGGTAAAGACCCCGCCGCGCACATGCTGTTCATCCGTGACGAGATGCCGGACGTTTACGAAAAGACCAAAACCTTCCTCAACGTCCTCGACTGGATCAATCTGAAGTTGACCGGCCGCACGGTGGCGACCGTCGATTCGATCCTGACCTCGTGGGTGACGGACAACCGGAAGGCCCCCTCCATCCGGTACTCCCCCGCGTTGGTCTCCGCCAGCGGGATCGACGCCGACAAGTTCCCGCCGATCGTGGCCTGCACCGAGGTGATCGGCACGCTGGCCCCCCGAGCGGCCGATCACCTCGGTCTCCCCCGCGACATCCAGGTCGTCGCCGGGGCCATCGACAACACTGCGGCCGCCATCGGGGCGGGCACGACCGCCGACAACGAGACCCATCTCTACCTGGGCACCTCGTCGTGGATCGCCGCGCACGTGCCGCGCAAGAAGACCGACATCACCACCGGGATCGCGTCCATCCCGTGCGCGATCCCGGACCGCTACCTGATGACCGCGCTGCAGGCCACCGCGGGCGCCAACCTGACCTGGCTCCGCGACAAGATCGTCGAGTTCGACGACCCGATCGTCAGCGCCGGCCACGTCAGCCGCGACGAGGGCACCATCTTCGACGCCTTCGACAAGATCATCCCGATGGTTCCGGCCGGCGCCAACGGGGTCCTCTACACCCCTTGGTTGTACGGGGAACGCGCTCCCGTGGATGACCCGCACCTGCGGGCGGCGTTCCTGAACATCTCCCTCGACACCAACCGCTCGGACCTGCTGCGCGCGGTGTTCGAAGGTGTCGCCCTGAACACCCGCTGGCTGGCGAAAGCGGTCGACAAGTTTCTGGGCACCCCGGTGTCGTCGATGGTGATCACCGGCGGCGCGGCCCGCTCGGACTCGTGGTGCCAGATCTTCGCAGACGTCCTAGGCGTGGAGATCCGCCGCGACGCCAGCCCCGTGACCGTCAACGCCCGGGGCGCCGGCTGGATCGGCGCCGTCGGCACAGGCTGGATCTCGTTCGCCGACATCCCGGCCCTGACCCGCAACGATCACGTCTTCAGTCCCGGCCCCGACCACACCCGCTACCTGGAGATCTACGACATCTACCAGGACTTGCACAAACGCTTGGCGCCGGTCTACCGCCGCCTGAACCGGCAGACCTGA
- a CDS encoding SDR family NAD(P)-dependent oxidoreductase yields the protein MNESLNGKVVIVTGTSSGIGAATARLLHEAGAYPVLAARRADRLEALSKELDGALAVPTDVTVPEQVSALVQATIDRFGRVDGLVNNAGAGAGSTIDGTTPEAFLDLLNLNVVSVVTGIRAVLPHMRAAGHGRIVNISSGATGWPMAGNAIYPAAKTAVNWLSQVGRMELSGDNIQVTLLLPSVTDTEFYPAGGLPAGLVAHSPEYVGRVILRALRTGEERIDIPHGPEQPGFPFVG from the coding sequence GTGAACGAATCCTTGAACGGCAAGGTCGTCATCGTCACCGGAACATCGTCCGGCATCGGGGCGGCGACGGCGCGACTCCTACACGAGGCCGGCGCCTACCCGGTCCTGGCCGCGCGTCGCGCCGACCGGCTCGAGGCACTGAGCAAGGAACTCGACGGTGCGCTCGCCGTCCCCACCGACGTCACCGTCCCGGAACAGGTCTCGGCGCTCGTACAGGCCACGATCGACCGGTTCGGACGGGTCGACGGCCTGGTCAACAACGCCGGCGCGGGTGCCGGATCGACGATTGACGGAACGACCCCGGAGGCGTTCCTCGACCTGCTGAACCTCAACGTGGTGAGCGTCGTGACCGGCATCCGGGCGGTACTGCCGCACATGCGGGCGGCCGGGCACGGGCGCATCGTCAACATCAGCTCGGGCGCCACCGGCTGGCCGATGGCGGGCAACGCCATCTATCCGGCCGCCAAGACGGCAGTGAACTGGCTGAGCCAGGTGGGCCGAATGGAACTGTCGGGCGACAACATCCAGGTCACATTGCTGCTGCCATCGGTCACCGACACCGAGTTCTACCCCGCGGGCGGTCTCCCGGCCGGGCTGGTCGCGCATTCGCCCGAGTACGTCGGCCGGGTGATCCTGCGGGCCCTGCGCACCGGCGAGGAGCGGATCGACATTCCGCACGGCCCCGAACAACCAGGGTTCCCCTTTGTCGGTTGA
- a CDS encoding LysR family transcriptional regulator, which produces MDLLETRQLRYFEAVAEEQHFGRAAERLGMAQPPLSRAIRDLERQLGVQLLVRTSRRVALTPAGRILLGEARIALDAVATAGNRTRHAGRDVPALRLALKADHDAGLLPKLLDAFDVLPVELLLGGYGEQVPALHDGRADVALVTTPFDERGLDSEPLVTGPRLVALAASDPLAARTSLRLPDLAGRLLPWGSPAEQGLPKPPFEHHEPLDHSQIFSLIEVGSTVWFLPVWLADRFARPGIAYRPVGGLEPATLTVAWPARSRSAAVAAFVRTVQQIARDTAPYDNRFPLSHRALAD; this is translated from the coding sequence ATGGATCTTCTGGAGACGCGGCAGCTCCGGTACTTCGAGGCGGTGGCCGAGGAGCAGCATTTCGGGCGGGCCGCGGAACGGCTGGGTATGGCCCAGCCGCCGCTGTCCCGGGCGATCCGCGACCTGGAACGGCAACTCGGCGTGCAGTTGCTGGTGCGCACCAGCCGTCGGGTCGCCCTCACCCCGGCCGGCCGGATCCTGCTGGGCGAGGCCCGGATCGCCCTGGATGCGGTAGCCACGGCCGGAAACCGGACCCGCCACGCCGGGCGGGACGTGCCCGCGTTGCGGTTGGCGCTCAAGGCCGACCACGATGCCGGCCTGCTCCCGAAGCTCCTTGACGCCTTCGACGTCTTGCCGGTGGAGCTGTTGCTGGGTGGATACGGCGAACAGGTACCGGCTCTGCACGACGGACGGGCCGACGTGGCTCTGGTGACGACGCCGTTCGACGAGCGCGGCCTGGATAGCGAGCCGCTGGTCACCGGGCCGCGTCTGGTGGCCCTGGCTGCGTCGGACCCGCTGGCGGCGAGGACCAGCCTGCGGCTGCCCGACCTGGCCGGCCGACTTCTTCCCTGGGGCTCACCGGCCGAGCAGGGCCTGCCGAAGCCACCTTTCGAACATCACGAGCCGTTGGACCACTCGCAGATCTTCAGTCTGATCGAGGTGGGCAGCACTGTCTGGTTCCTCCCGGTCTGGCTGGCCGACCGCTTCGCCCGGCCCGGCATCGCGTACCGCCCGGTGGGAGGGCTGGAACCGGCCACCCTGACGGTCGCCTGGCCGGCCCGGTCACGCTCCGCCGCGGTGGCCGCCTTCGTGCGGACCGTTCAGCAGATCGCCCGCGACACCGCGCCCTACGACAACCGGTTCCCCCTGAGCCACCGAGCTTTAGCGGACTGA
- a CDS encoding S24/S26 family peptidase: MGALDAVATRVAAGETVTFRPRGGSMTPLVNSGDPVTVGPVDPARVEVGDIVLVRVSGTTYLHLVSAVDHRRARVQISNNHGRVNGWTSHHRVHGLCLTVAGRPRPRTAGKQPHPGIRNRTSQSPTPATRGDFNSDPHPAW; encoded by the coding sequence ATGGGAGCACTCGACGCCGTCGCCACCCGGGTAGCCGCCGGCGAAACGGTGACCTTCCGACCCCGCGGCGGCTCCATGACACCCTTGGTCAACAGCGGCGACCCGGTGACTGTCGGCCCCGTGGACCCGGCCCGTGTCGAGGTAGGCGACATCGTCCTCGTCCGGGTGTCCGGCACCACCTACCTGCACCTGGTTTCCGCCGTCGATCACCGCCGGGCCCGAGTCCAGATCAGCAACAACCACGGCCGAGTCAACGGCTGGACCAGCCACCACCGAGTCCACGGCCTCTGCCTGACAGTCGCCGGCCGCCCCCGCCCCCGAACAGCCGGCAAACAACCCCACCCCGGGATCCGTAACCGAACGTCACAGTCCCCCACCCCGGCTACCCGCGGCGACTTCAACTCCGATCCGCACCCAGCGTGGTGA
- a CDS encoding GGDEF domain-containing protein, whose amino-acid sequence MTLISLGHRPTAWIRWPVLAGVSLILAHLGAVLSGAPPVVTEAVFVAGTASAVLAIWLGLRQHRPVARLPWVLIAAGAGLNSVGDFLLTLYPALFGPLPEMQWVNLPYLLRFPLIAAGLIMLIRRRIPGRPLPAIIDSAIVAVSVSLVSWVFVIDPVRRAMSGAATPLLLVIESMAYPVGDLLLLVLGLSLMLGGGLNLPSLRLFGVYLLVYCGADTWYTIQLLHGRYDYGWGLEASWIAAAVLLGLAGTHPSMRLLGERGVTSGETVSVGRLALLAGAAMLAPLTLAVQHLTGGRPHVLLVAGCCAVLFLLVVARLAGQVQEQRRAAITDTLTGLHTRRYLNEILGTECARANRGGEPLSMILLDVDHFKRVNDTYGHTAGDRVLAEIANRLRASVRDGDIVARYGGEEFAVLLPRTSHTAAVTTAERLRVEIMRTGVVISPTEVITVTVSLGLATVPTQAETPDDLVNLADKLLYESKSAGRNRLTTAAIPPATHPVPSA is encoded by the coding sequence ATGACACTCATCAGCCTGGGTCACCGGCCGACCGCGTGGATCCGGTGGCCGGTCCTCGCTGGGGTGTCCCTGATCCTCGCGCATCTGGGCGCGGTGCTGTCCGGCGCGCCCCCGGTGGTGACCGAGGCGGTGTTCGTCGCCGGGACCGCGTCAGCCGTCCTGGCGATCTGGCTCGGACTCCGGCAGCACCGGCCCGTCGCCCGGCTGCCGTGGGTGCTGATCGCCGCCGGTGCCGGGCTGAACTCCGTCGGCGACTTCCTGCTCACACTGTACCCGGCGCTGTTCGGCCCGCTGCCCGAGATGCAGTGGGTGAACCTGCCCTACCTGCTGCGGTTCCCGCTGATCGCGGCCGGTCTCATCATGCTGATCCGGCGGCGGATCCCGGGCCGTCCCCTGCCGGCGATCATCGACAGCGCCATCGTGGCGGTATCGGTGTCCCTGGTGAGCTGGGTGTTCGTGATCGATCCGGTCCGGCGGGCGATGTCCGGTGCCGCCACACCGTTGTTGCTGGTCATCGAGTCGATGGCCTACCCCGTCGGTGACCTGCTCCTACTCGTACTGGGCCTGAGCCTGATGCTCGGCGGCGGCCTGAACCTGCCGTCTTTGCGGCTCTTCGGCGTCTACCTGCTGGTCTACTGCGGCGCCGACACCTGGTACACGATCCAACTACTGCATGGCCGGTACGACTACGGCTGGGGCCTGGAGGCGTCCTGGATCGCCGCGGCGGTCCTACTCGGGCTCGCCGGGACACACCCGTCGATGCGGCTGCTCGGCGAACGGGGAGTCACCTCCGGGGAGACCGTCTCGGTGGGCCGCCTCGCCCTGCTCGCCGGCGCCGCGATGCTCGCCCCGCTGACCCTGGCCGTCCAGCACCTGACCGGCGGCCGTCCGCACGTGCTGCTCGTCGCCGGCTGCTGCGCGGTGCTGTTCCTGCTGGTAGTGGCCAGACTGGCCGGCCAGGTCCAGGAGCAGCGCCGGGCCGCGATCACCGACACTCTGACCGGTTTGCACACCCGCCGCTACCTCAACGAGATCCTCGGCACCGAATGCGCCCGCGCCAACCGGGGCGGCGAACCACTGTCGATGATCCTGCTGGACGTCGACCACTTCAAACGGGTCAACGACACCTACGGCCACACCGCCGGCGACCGTGTCCTCGCCGAGATCGCGAACCGGCTGCGCGCCTCAGTCCGCGACGGCGACATCGTGGCCCGCTACGGCGGCGAGGAGTTCGCGGTCCTGCTACCCCGCACCAGCCACACCGCCGCGGTCACCACCGCCGAACGCCTCCGCGTCGAGATCATGCGCACCGGTGTGGTGATCAGCCCCACCGAGGTGATCACAGTGACCGTGTCCCTGGGCCTGGCCACCGTCCCCACCCAGGCCGAAACCCCCGACGACCTGGTAAACCTGGCCGACAAGCTGCTCTACGAGAGCAAGAGCGCCGGCCGCAACCGCCTGACCACAGCCGCCATCCCACCGGCCACCCACCCAGTGCCATCAGCCTGA
- a CDS encoding alpha/beta fold hydrolase, whose protein sequence is MARVRTWALAGAAAALIAGAAFVVPAVAGSGDNVLSGSGSQVPSGPRDQVPAGFTEQKVQVGEVGINYVRGGAGPTLVLLHGYPETWYEWHEIMPALAERYTVIAPDLRGAGKSDAPATGYDKKTMAADIHGLLTKLDLTSGIRLVGHDIGTMVAYAYAVAHPAEVTKLVLSEAPIPDDSLHSFPALTAGGPGAWQFGFFSLTNGLPEQTVDGREEQWVQGFTDHLEVVKDGVGPEDVKVFASYLQDDAHLKASFEWFRAFPADITDNVVNKKTLLPMPVLAIGADHSLGAAVETQARQYATNVTGALIAGSGHWIYEEHPEEMTERLLTFLG, encoded by the coding sequence ATGGCGCGGGTACGAACATGGGCGCTGGCCGGTGCGGCCGCGGCCCTGATCGCGGGCGCGGCCTTCGTGGTCCCGGCCGTCGCCGGCTCCGGCGACAACGTGCTGTCCGGCTCGGGCAGCCAGGTGCCGTCCGGGCCCCGCGACCAGGTGCCGGCCGGTTTCACCGAGCAGAAGGTCCAGGTCGGTGAGGTAGGCATCAACTACGTCCGCGGCGGTGCCGGCCCGACGCTGGTGCTGCTGCACGGGTACCCGGAGACCTGGTACGAGTGGCACGAGATCATGCCCGCTCTGGCCGAGCGGTACACGGTGATCGCCCCCGACCTGCGCGGCGCCGGCAAGAGTGACGCCCCGGCCACCGGCTACGACAAGAAGACGATGGCCGCTGACATCCACGGCCTGCTCACGAAGCTCGACCTGACGAGCGGGATCCGTCTGGTCGGGCACGACATCGGCACCATGGTCGCCTACGCGTACGCCGTCGCCCATCCGGCCGAGGTCACGAAGTTGGTGCTCAGTGAGGCGCCGATCCCGGACGACAGCCTCCACTCGTTCCCGGCGCTGACGGCCGGCGGTCCCGGCGCCTGGCAGTTCGGGTTCTTCTCGCTCACCAACGGACTGCCCGAGCAGACCGTTGACGGCCGCGAGGAACAGTGGGTGCAGGGCTTCACCGACCACCTCGAGGTGGTCAAGGACGGTGTCGGCCCCGAGGACGTCAAGGTCTTCGCCTCCTATCTGCAGGACGACGCCCACCTGAAGGCCAGCTTCGAGTGGTTCCGCGCCTTCCCAGCGGACATCACCGACAACGTCGTCAACAAGAAGACGCTGCTCCCGATGCCGGTCCTCGCGATCGGCGCCGACCACAGTCTCGGCGCCGCCGTCGAGACACAGGCCCGGCAGTACGCCACGAACGTCACCGGCGCCCTCATCGCCGGCTCCGGCCACTGGATCTACGAGGAACACCCGGAGGAGATGACCGAACGCCTCCTGACCTTCCTCGGCTAG
- a CDS encoding LLM class oxidoreductase has product MFRGDGPALPDGAFPTGFSVSTRALIAEAPRTTRDLVQRGAVGAGHRLLSGSPEQIADDLRAWYESGAADGFTIMPADTAVDLPNFARLVVPLLQKRGLFPDDYAHPAYRRRLGL; this is encoded by the coding sequence GTGTTCCGCGGGGACGGGCCGGCGCTGCCCGACGGGGCGTTCCCCACCGGGTTCAGCGTCTCCACCCGGGCGCTGATCGCCGAGGCTCCGCGCACCACGCGTGACCTGGTGCAGCGCGGGGCGGTCGGCGCCGGTCACCGTCTGCTGTCCGGCTCACCCGAGCAGATCGCCGACGACCTGCGGGCGTGGTACGAGTCGGGAGCGGCCGACGGATTCACCATCATGCCCGCCGACACCGCCGTGGACCTGCCGAACTTTGCCCGGCTCGTGGTCCCGCTACTGCAGAAACGAGGACTGTTCCCGGACGACTACGCCCATCCCGCGTACCGCAGGCGTCTTGGTCTTTGA
- the sigJ gene encoding RNA polymerase sigma factor SigJ has translation MPDETVAAGYRPLLFSIAYGMTGSAGDAEDIVQDAMLGLVKARRAGTVVENVKAYLTTTVTRLGINHLGSARVRRETYVGAWLPEPIVVPVGEPGPAEHVELADSLSMAFLVMLESLSPVERAVFMLREVFGYGYPEVAGLVGKSEANCRQIFARSRQRVTASGVTPHSAPARQAEAAELADRFFAAAAGGDIEALLGLLAPDVVMIGDSGGKAQAVTTPPAGRLQVARLFAGLFRRFEKVGVTMRLAWVNGRPGAVFHDPQNRVSAVMSLELADGVIQTVRSVVNPDKLGHLGPVSDIGLKPQKT, from the coding sequence ATGCCCGACGAGACGGTGGCGGCCGGTTATCGGCCGCTGCTGTTCTCCATCGCCTACGGGATGACCGGTTCGGCCGGTGATGCCGAGGACATCGTGCAGGACGCGATGCTCGGTCTGGTCAAGGCCCGGCGGGCGGGCACCGTGGTCGAGAATGTGAAGGCCTACCTGACGACGACGGTGACCCGGCTCGGCATCAACCATCTGGGGTCGGCCCGGGTGCGGCGGGAGACCTATGTGGGAGCCTGGCTGCCCGAGCCGATCGTGGTCCCGGTCGGTGAGCCGGGCCCGGCCGAGCATGTGGAGCTGGCCGATTCGCTGTCGATGGCGTTCCTGGTGATGCTGGAGTCGCTGTCGCCGGTCGAGCGGGCGGTGTTCATGCTGCGTGAGGTGTTCGGTTACGGCTATCCCGAGGTGGCGGGCCTGGTCGGCAAGTCGGAGGCGAACTGCCGCCAGATCTTCGCCCGGTCCCGTCAGCGGGTCACCGCCTCCGGTGTCACGCCGCACAGCGCCCCGGCGCGGCAGGCGGAGGCCGCCGAGTTGGCCGACCGCTTCTTCGCCGCGGCAGCCGGTGGTGACATCGAGGCGCTGCTCGGCCTGCTGGCCCCCGACGTGGTGATGATCGGCGACAGTGGCGGCAAGGCGCAGGCGGTCACGACGCCACCAGCCGGGCGGCTGCAGGTCGCGCGTCTGTTCGCCGGCCTGTTCCGCCGCTTCGAGAAGGTCGGCGTGACCATGCGCCTGGCCTGGGTCAACGGCCGCCCCGGCGCGGTCTTTCACGACCCCCAGAACCGGGTGTCCGCGGTGATGTCCCTAGAGCTCGCCGACGGCGTCATCCAAACCGTCCGCTCAGTGGTCAACCCTGACAAGTTGGGCCACCTGGGCCCCGTCTCCGACATAGGACTGAAACCCCAGAAGACTTGA
- a CDS encoding polyamine ABC transporter substrate-binding protein — protein sequence MVHRTTTGPALFRGLTRRRLGRRDALRIGGLSAFGATLTACGVAGTGRPETDASTSVASFWNGLERNGHVDFANWPLYMDPSMPELAKFTKRTGIRVNYQEVIQEMGPWFAKVQPQLSAQDPIGYDLMVITNGIPFGQFRSSGFLAPLDHTRLPNFAANVAPAYTTSSFDPGNVFSVPWASGITGIAYDPAKIKRPITSLADLWDPAFRGKVGMMSDVTELANFGLLASGLTPANSGEAEWVTAASKLMEQKDIGLVRNYYEQDYLDALGKGEIWICQAWSGDVFQKNLSDGTNLRFVIPREGGTIWTDSFAIPVTAANPVDAIALIDFFYEVDNAASLTEYINYVCPVPAAQQQIRTDAAARSGTARQQMLAVADSPVVFPSDADYQKLHYYVQVDTAQQQREFTGMFEAITLR from the coding sequence ATGGTTCACCGCACCACCACCGGCCCCGCCCTGTTCCGCGGCCTGACCCGGCGACGCCTGGGCCGCCGGGACGCACTGCGGATCGGCGGCCTGTCCGCGTTCGGTGCGACCCTCACCGCGTGCGGCGTGGCCGGTACCGGACGGCCGGAGACCGACGCCTCCACCTCGGTGGCGTCATTCTGGAACGGCCTCGAACGCAACGGCCACGTCGACTTCGCGAACTGGCCGCTCTACATGGACCCGTCGATGCCGGAACTGGCGAAGTTCACCAAGCGGACCGGAATCCGGGTGAATTACCAGGAGGTCATCCAGGAGATGGGTCCCTGGTTCGCCAAGGTGCAGCCGCAGTTGTCGGCGCAGGATCCGATCGGCTACGACCTGATGGTGATCACCAACGGGATCCCGTTCGGCCAGTTCCGGTCGTCGGGGTTCCTGGCCCCGCTGGACCACACGCGGCTGCCGAACTTCGCCGCCAACGTCGCCCCGGCGTACACCACGTCGTCGTTCGATCCGGGGAACGTCTTCAGCGTCCCGTGGGCGTCCGGCATCACCGGGATCGCCTACGACCCGGCCAAGATCAAACGCCCGATCACCAGCCTGGCCGACCTGTGGGATCCGGCGTTCCGCGGCAAGGTCGGCATGATGTCGGACGTCACCGAACTGGCGAACTTCGGGCTGCTCGCCAGTGGCCTCACCCCGGCGAACTCGGGCGAGGCCGAATGGGTGACAGCGGCCAGCAAGCTGATGGAGCAGAAGGACATCGGCCTGGTCCGCAACTACTACGAGCAGGACTATCTGGACGCGCTCGGCAAGGGCGAGATCTGGATCTGCCAGGCCTGGTCGGGTGACGTCTTCCAGAAGAATCTCTCCGACGGCACGAACCTGCGTTTCGTGATCCCGCGGGAGGGCGGCACGATCTGGACCGACAGTTTCGCCATTCCGGTCACCGCCGCCAATCCGGTGGACGCCATCGCCCTCATCGACTTCTTCTACGAGGTGGACAACGCGGCCTCGCTGACCGAGTACATCAATTACGTGTGCCCGGTCCCGGCCGCCCAGCAGCAGATCCGCACCGACGCCGCGGCCCGGTCCGGTACGGCGCGGCAGCAGATGCTGGCGGTGGCCGACAGCCCGGTGGTGTTCCCGAGCGACGCCGATTACCAGAAGCTGCACTACTACGTCCAGGTCGACACCGCCCAGCAGCAACGGGAGTTCACCGGCATGTTCGAGGCGATCACGCTGAGATGA
- a CDS encoding alpha/beta hydrolase, with translation MSTPVIFIHGLWLHASSWQPWIDLFADRGYHAVAPGWPGDAETVAQTRANPDALAGHGIDDVVEHYARIIEALPTKPILIGHSFGGMIAQKLLGLDLATAAIAIDAAQIKGVLPLPLSTLRSGFPVLSNPANTNRAVSLTKEQFRYAFANTVTEQESTDLYDRWSIPAPGKPLFEAAAANFNPHSPAKVDTANESRGPLLLIAGGKDHTVPEVVVRSTLKQYRHSHAVTDIIDFPDKAHSLTIDSGWHEVAETTLTWLKGQNL, from the coding sequence ATGTCCACACCAGTCATCTTCATCCACGGTCTGTGGTTGCACGCCTCTTCGTGGCAGCCCTGGATCGACCTGTTCGCCGACCGCGGCTACCACGCCGTCGCACCCGGCTGGCCCGGTGACGCCGAAACCGTCGCACAGACCCGCGCCAACCCCGACGCCCTCGCCGGCCACGGCATCGACGACGTCGTCGAACACTACGCCCGCATCATCGAAGCCCTACCCACCAAACCCATCCTGATCGGCCACTCCTTCGGCGGCATGATCGCCCAGAAACTCCTCGGCCTCGACCTCGCCACCGCCGCCATCGCCATCGACGCCGCCCAGATCAAAGGCGTCCTCCCACTCCCACTGTCCACCCTGCGCTCCGGCTTCCCGGTCCTGAGCAACCCCGCCAACACCAACCGCGCGGTGTCCCTGACCAAGGAACAGTTCCGGTACGCCTTCGCCAACACCGTCACCGAACAGGAATCCACCGACCTGTACGACCGCTGGTCCATACCCGCACCCGGCAAACCCCTGTTCGAAGCCGCCGCCGCCAACTTCAACCCGCACTCCCCGGCGAAGGTCGACACCGCCAACGAATCCCGCGGCCCCCTGCTGCTGATCGCCGGCGGTAAGGACCACACCGTTCCGGAGGTGGTGGTCCGCTCGACTCTCAAGCAGTACCGCCACTCCCACGCCGTCACCGACATCATCGACTTCCCCGACAAAGCCCACTCCCTGACCATCGACTCCGGCTGGCACGAAGTCGCCGAAACCACCCTGACCTGGCTGAAAGGGCAGAACCTCTGA